The following are encoded in a window of Roseofilum casamattae BLCC-M143 genomic DNA:
- a CDS encoding putative signal transducing protein, which produces MSWITIRTTSSRWEAELIEQLLADRDIPARLLDYGAMAYLGMGSPTTVQVPLECRWSALLLLSQIEESSPE; this is translated from the coding sequence GTGTCTTGGATTACCATTCGCACGACATCAAGTCGCTGGGAGGCAGAACTGATCGAACAGTTGCTTGCCGATCGCGATATCCCCGCTCGTTTGCTCGACTATGGAGCAATGGCTTATTTGGGTATGGGATCTCCAACAACCGTGCAAGTTCCGCTCGAGTGTCGTTGGAGCGCTTTATTACTTCTAAGCCAAATTGAGGAATCATCCCCGGAATAA
- the pdhA gene encoding pyruvate dehydrogenase (acetyl-transferring) E1 component subunit alpha codes for MVEERIVPEFDASSVQLSQAEGLRLYEDMVLGRVFEDKCAEMYYRGKMFGFVHLYNGQEAVASGVIKSMRQGEDYVCSTYRDHVHALSAGVPAREVMAELFGKATGCSKGRGGSMHMFSAEHKLLGGYAFVAEGIPVATGAAFQSRYRREMMGDASADQVTACFFGDGACNNGQFFECLNMAVLWKLPILYVVENNKWAIGMAHDRATSVPQIYQKAHAFGMHGVEVDGMDVLAVREVAKEAVERARAGEGPTLIEALTYRFRGHSLADPDELRSKEEKDFWLPRDPIKRFAGYLTEKGLATADELKAIDRKIQEVVDDSVKFALESPEPDPSELHKYIFAED; via the coding sequence ATGGTTGAAGAGAGGATTGTACCGGAATTTGATGCATCTTCAGTGCAATTGAGTCAGGCAGAAGGTCTGCGGCTCTATGAAGATATGGTACTGGGACGAGTCTTTGAGGATAAGTGCGCTGAAATGTATTACCGGGGCAAAATGTTTGGTTTTGTCCATCTCTATAATGGCCAAGAGGCGGTGGCGAGTGGCGTTATTAAGTCCATGCGCCAAGGTGAAGACTATGTGTGTAGCACCTACCGCGATCACGTTCATGCTTTGAGTGCGGGAGTGCCAGCGCGGGAAGTGATGGCAGAGCTGTTTGGTAAGGCCACCGGATGTTCTAAGGGTCGAGGCGGCTCGATGCATATGTTTTCTGCCGAACACAAGCTCTTGGGTGGGTACGCGTTCGTGGCGGAAGGAATTCCCGTAGCCACAGGAGCGGCATTTCAGAGTCGCTACCGCCGAGAGATGATGGGGGATGCGAGTGCCGACCAAGTGACTGCGTGTTTCTTCGGAGATGGGGCTTGTAATAACGGTCAGTTCTTTGAGTGTTTGAATATGGCAGTGCTGTGGAAGCTGCCGATTCTGTATGTGGTGGAAAATAATAAGTGGGCGATCGGAATGGCTCACGATCGCGCAACGTCTGTTCCGCAAATTTACCAGAAAGCTCATGCCTTTGGAATGCATGGGGTTGAAGTCGATGGGATGGATGTATTGGCGGTGCGCGAAGTGGCGAAAGAAGCCGTCGAACGCGCTCGTGCGGGTGAAGGGCCGACCTTGATTGAAGCGCTCACCTATCGATTCCGGGGTCACTCTTTAGCCGATCCGGATGAGTTGCGCTCTAAGGAAGAGAAAGACTTTTGGTTGCCGAGAGATCCGATCAAGCGGTTTGCTGGTTATTTAACCGAGAAGGGGTTAGCGACGGCGGATGAATTAAAGGCGATCGATCGCAAAATTCAAGAAGTGGTTGATGATTCAGTGAAATTTGCTCTCGAAAGTCCGGAACCCGATCCGAGCGAACTGCACAAGTATATCTTCGCTGAAGATTAG
- a CDS encoding IMS domain-containing protein translates to MRIPLDYYRILGVPLQATADQLQQAHRDRMMQLPRREYSEMAIASRKTLLDRAYSVLSDPQTKREYAQKHALEFSPSGDRNSQESLPFLEIEDSQLLGVLPILLELGEYELVLSLGQDYLDTLPPPEGQGEDYAIPELSRADVVLTLALAGLELGREQWQQGTYKDAALSLEQAEKLLLNEGVFPSLRGELQTDLYKLRPYRILELLSEDEDNALERRQGIQMLRDMLQERGGLDGNGDDRSGLNVDDFLRFIQQLRGYLTSLEQQTLFETEAQRNSAVATYLSVYALLVRGFAYQQPASINRAKRMLMRLGSRQDVHLEQAVCCLLLGQTEEASRALELSQEYEQLAFIRENSQGAPDLLPGLCLYSERWLHEEVFPHFRDLKECKQTLKEYFADDGVQTYLENLPLERGEPTQRGRISRRSSTDTSAQPTALRGRTNTSVNLHKSETGEGSGGRGTATLTRSELKATAPTQATSQTSSKTLSPTPSLRSLNSPPKPPLGRTGERSPSLSQRSPSGKPSLHWGRLLLLAGGALLGLGIIIWAMGQLLALVGSVFSNKPTLDGEHLQLMLNQPPIEIPEAKPQAAAPTGPLNEAVAARAIATWLEVKAEGFGSEYKTDRLPVILTEPALSTQQRRIEQNKVDNVYGEYEHSVEVQELNVESEDADRAIAEALVTESVNFYRNGELDRSASYSDTINVSYQLVREDGQWRIQDW, encoded by the coding sequence GTGCGTATTCCGCTCGATTATTACCGAATTTTAGGCGTACCACTACAAGCAACTGCCGATCAGTTGCAACAGGCCCATCGCGATCGCATGATGCAACTGCCGCGACGAGAATATTCGGAAATGGCGATCGCCTCGCGCAAAACCTTACTCGATCGCGCCTATTCGGTACTCTCCGATCCGCAGACCAAAAGGGAGTACGCCCAAAAACACGCTCTCGAGTTCTCCCCATCCGGCGATCGCAATTCCCAAGAGAGCCTCCCATTTCTGGAAATAGAAGACTCCCAACTTTTAGGAGTTCTCCCCATTCTCCTCGAGTTGGGAGAATACGAACTCGTCTTAAGCCTGGGACAAGACTACCTCGACACCCTACCGCCTCCGGAAGGTCAGGGCGAAGACTACGCCATTCCCGAACTCTCCCGCGCTGATGTGGTGCTCACCCTAGCCTTGGCAGGCCTCGAGTTGGGGCGCGAACAATGGCAACAAGGAACCTACAAGGATGCGGCCCTCTCCCTAGAACAAGCAGAAAAACTCTTGTTGAATGAAGGCGTATTCCCCAGTCTGCGCGGAGAACTGCAAACCGATCTCTACAAGCTCCGTCCCTATCGCATTCTCGAACTGCTTTCCGAAGACGAAGACAATGCTCTAGAGCGCCGTCAGGGCATTCAGATGCTACGCGATATGTTGCAAGAGCGAGGTGGCTTAGATGGCAACGGTGACGATCGCTCCGGACTGAATGTGGACGATTTTCTCCGCTTCATCCAGCAACTGCGCGGATATCTGACCTCCCTCGAACAACAAACTCTCTTTGAAACGGAAGCCCAGCGCAACTCTGCCGTGGCCACCTATCTGAGCGTTTACGCCCTCTTAGTCCGAGGATTTGCCTATCAACAACCCGCCTCAATTAACCGCGCTAAGAGAATGTTGATGCGCTTGGGGTCTCGTCAAGATGTCCACCTCGAACAAGCGGTCTGTTGCTTGCTCCTCGGACAAACGGAAGAAGCCAGTCGCGCCCTCGAACTGAGTCAAGAATACGAGCAGTTGGCCTTCATTCGCGAAAACTCTCAAGGCGCGCCAGATCTGCTCCCCGGACTGTGTTTGTACAGCGAACGTTGGTTGCATGAAGAAGTCTTCCCCCATTTTCGCGACCTGAAAGAGTGCAAGCAAACCCTGAAAGAATATTTTGCCGATGACGGCGTCCAAACCTATTTGGAAAATCTCCCTCTAGAGCGCGGCGAGCCGACTCAGCGAGGGCGAATCTCTCGCCGTTCTTCTACAGATACATCAGCCCAACCCACGGCATTGCGAGGCAGGACTAATACGTCCGTTAATCTACACAAAAGCGAAACCGGAGAGGGAAGTGGCGGACGAGGCACGGCAACTCTAACTCGCTCGGAACTCAAAGCGACTGCCCCGACTCAAGCAACAAGCCAGACTTCCAGTAAAACCCTAAGTCCAACCCCGAGTTTGCGATCGCTCAATTCTCCCCCGAAACCGCCACTCGGCCGGACGGGCGAAAGATCTCCTTCTCTGTCCCAGCGTTCTCCTTCAGGCAAACCTTCTCTCCATTGGGGACGGCTGCTTCTGTTAGCTGGAGGTGCCTTATTAGGATTGGGAATTATTATCTGGGCGATGGGACAACTCTTGGCATTGGTGGGTTCTGTATTTAGCAACAAACCGACCTTAGATGGAGAGCATTTGCAACTGATGCTCAATCAACCCCCCATCGAAATTCCCGAAGCCAAACCGCAAGCTGCCGCACCTACGGGGCCCCTGAATGAAGCGGTGGCGGCTCGGGCGATCGCAACGTGGTTAGAAGTAAAAGCTGAAGGATTTGGTTCGGAATATAAAACCGACCGACTCCCCGTAATTCTAACCGAACCGGCTCTATCTACCCAACAGCGCAGAATTGAGCAAAATAAAGTGGATAATGTTTATGGCGAATACGAGCATAGCGTGGAGGTGCAAGAGCTGAATGTAGAATCCGAAGACGCCGATCGGGCGATCGCCGAAGCTCTGGTCACCGAATCGGTCAATTTCTATCGCAACGGGGAACTCGATCGCAGTGCTTCCTATAGCGACACGATTAACGTTAGCTACCAGTTAGTCCGGGAAGATGGCCAATGGCGCATCCAAGACTGGTAA
- a CDS encoding prepilin peptidase, which yields MGIVVILGAAIGSFLNVAIYRLPARQSILWPASHCPKCSHTLSPADNIPVFGWLILQGKCRYCHAPIPWRYPAVEALTGLLFLGTYLHFGLSWETLGVCVFLSWLLVLALIDWDTLTLPNVLTQFGLVAGLGYQILRSGGYADPILNGVFGAILGLWLFESIIIVGSIAFGQPAMGEGDAKLAAGLGAWLGWKSLLLCGFLACSLGAVIGVLAIATGRLQRRQKMPFGPFLALAGALTIFWGDTIVSTYEQLFFPPNLIG from the coding sequence ATGGGGATCGTTGTCATCCTCGGAGCCGCGATCGGTAGCTTTCTCAATGTGGCTATCTATCGCCTTCCCGCTCGTCAATCGATTCTCTGGCCGGCTTCCCACTGTCCCAAATGCTCTCACACTCTCAGTCCAGCGGATAATATCCCCGTGTTTGGCTGGCTCATCTTGCAAGGCAAATGTCGATATTGCCATGCTCCCATTCCGTGGCGCTATCCCGCTGTTGAAGCCCTCACGGGGCTGCTCTTCCTCGGAACGTATCTCCACTTCGGACTATCCTGGGAAACTCTAGGAGTTTGTGTCTTTTTAAGTTGGTTATTAGTTCTGGCCCTAATTGATTGGGATACCTTGACCTTACCAAACGTACTCACTCAATTCGGTCTGGTCGCCGGTTTAGGCTATCAGATTCTGCGCAGTGGGGGCTATGCCGATCCCATTCTCAATGGAGTATTCGGTGCCATTCTCGGATTGTGGCTATTTGAATCCATTATCATTGTTGGCTCGATCGCCTTTGGACAACCCGCTATGGGAGAAGGAGATGCGAAACTTGCTGCTGGGCTGGGCGCTTGGTTAGGTTGGAAATCCTTGCTTCTGTGCGGGTTTCTCGCCTGCAGTCTCGGAGCCGTTATTGGAGTATTGGCGATCGCCACCGGCCGCCTGCAACGACGACAGAAAATGCCCTTTGGTCCCTTCCTCGCTCTAGCTGGGGCCCTGACAATCTTTTGGGGAGATACGATTGTATCGACTTATGAGCAGTTATTTTTCCCGCCCAACCTGATAGGATAA
- the accD gene encoding acetyl-CoA carboxylase, carboxyltransferase subunit beta has translation MSLFDWFANREKSAPMGPEHQEREIADGLWTKCPMCGVLTYTKDLQANQKVCFECDHHFRVNSNERIAQLIDRETWQPLNAHLRPDDPLKFKDRKKYSDRLREYQAKTSLNDAVQTGLGCVDGYPVALAVMDFEFMGGSMGSVVGEKITRLLEEATRRGLPAIVVCASGGARMQEGMLSLMQMAKISGALQHHQEAGLLYIPLLTHPTTGGVIASFAMLGDIILAEPKATIGFAGRRVIEQTLREKLPDDFQTSEYLLSYGFVDAIVPRTQLKKTLSQLVKMHQPEAQKQDKRDLDLHREPLDITLNSHPMAPEESHHLKS, from the coding sequence ATGTCTTTATTTGATTGGTTTGCCAACCGCGAGAAATCTGCCCCCATGGGTCCCGAGCATCAAGAGCGCGAGATTGCCGATGGGCTGTGGACGAAGTGCCCCATGTGTGGCGTCCTTACTTATACAAAAGACTTACAAGCGAATCAAAAAGTTTGTTTCGAGTGCGACCATCATTTCCGGGTGAATAGTAACGAACGTATTGCTCAGTTGATCGATCGCGAAACCTGGCAGCCTCTCAATGCTCATCTGCGTCCGGACGACCCGCTGAAGTTTAAAGACCGGAAAAAATATAGCGATCGCCTGCGAGAATATCAAGCAAAAACGAGCTTGAATGATGCTGTCCAAACCGGGTTAGGCTGCGTGGATGGCTATCCGGTTGCCCTCGCTGTTATGGATTTTGAGTTTATGGGAGGCAGTATGGGATCGGTGGTGGGCGAAAAGATTACCCGCCTCCTGGAAGAAGCCACTCGACGAGGTTTGCCCGCGATCGTGGTCTGTGCATCAGGAGGGGCGAGGATGCAAGAAGGGATGCTCAGTTTAATGCAGATGGCCAAAATCTCTGGCGCTCTGCAACACCATCAAGAGGCGGGTTTACTCTATATTCCCCTGCTTACTCATCCGACAACTGGAGGGGTTATTGCGAGTTTTGCCATGCTTGGCGATATTATTCTAGCCGAACCGAAAGCAACGATTGGGTTTGCCGGACGGCGAGTGATCGAGCAAACTCTGCGCGAGAAGCTACCCGATGATTTCCAAACTTCGGAATATTTACTCTCTTACGGGTTTGTTGATGCGATCGTTCCGCGAACGCAATTGAAGAAAACTCTTTCTCAGTTGGTGAAAATGCATCAACCGGAAGCACAGAAACAAGATAAGCGGGATCTCGATCTTCATCGCGAGCCATTAGATATTACCTTGAACTCTCACCCAATGGCTCCAGAAGAATCTCATCACCTGAAATCTTAG
- a CDS encoding PadR family transcriptional regulator codes for MKFEEVYRFFQDPPPIHLNTELAVCYVLSVLLAKDSYGTELIGLLKKEYPRYRLSDTVLYSALKFLEEEGTIAGYWKKLARRGRPRRMYQIEYPWKAKSQELARLWNNYAGRARSEMDPLTLDARQTASQS; via the coding sequence ATGAAATTTGAAGAAGTTTATCGTTTTTTCCAAGACCCACCCCCGATTCACCTCAATACAGAACTGGCTGTATGCTATGTCTTGTCTGTATTACTGGCGAAAGACTCTTACGGAACGGAGTTAATCGGCCTGTTGAAAAAAGAGTATCCTCGGTATCGCTTATCAGATACTGTACTCTACAGCGCTCTCAAGTTCCTCGAAGAAGAAGGCACGATCGCCGGTTATTGGAAGAAGCTAGCCCGACGAGGGCGTCCCAGACGGATGTACCAGATTGAATATCCCTGGAAGGCTAAATCCCAAGAACTTGCACGTTTGTGGAATAACTATGCGGGTCGCGCCCGTTCGGAAATGGATCCTCTGACCTTAGATGCTCGGCAAACTGCCTCTCAGTCGTAA
- a CDS encoding CHAT domain-containing protein: protein MNSKFSVLPTILLSVIGAGFSMATYSHRVFAQPIVPAMDGTGTIIQQQGNQFNIQGGQLSGDGKNLFHSLQEFGLSAGQIANFLANPQVHNILTRVTGGNASLINGLLQVSGSNANLYLMNPAGIIFGADAQLNVPGDFIATTANSIGFSNSQWFNAVGDNNWTELVGTPNEFRFDVDNPGSIVNFGDLAVSEGADISLIAGNIINVGTIEAPGGTINIVAIPDRQILRITQEGHLLSLDIPIGDRQTPEITAIELPELLTHGGISHSDSIEVSPEGQVVLSGSGVNVPDVGGVAIASGTLDVSGDTGGTINIMGDRVGAIDANINASGLFGGGTLRLGGGFKGSPLFPTAEITYINDNSILNASAQESGNGGNIFIWSEQQTIFDGNIFALGGLEGGDGGFVEVSSKGDLAFNGDVDLSSPLGNNGQLLLDPKNILIVDGADGADDSELDDNEILAGDGADETFIISEHKLENILLASDVVLEATNDITIEKLTDGVLGGSIYSLEFIADSDNDGAGSFSMESGDRIITGAAVTISGVNLRIGGIHTQSPFQESGKITLNATGSVEAEKLSTYAGTYSAGDVTIISEGDVTIGHVEARANQSVHDIEEGGDVEIISGGNIAIANGVDSSSGILKEDREPGNGGSIALRAPNGNIVTGGISTVVEDGNGGPIILESGGSITVNGKLISFAETQGNGGSIEVTAEDEIKVSERISTGTASFSGSGGNNGGDVEIVSNNGTVTLDDIVTGVFGDGSGGNITISSKGDILTGELVSGTLSGTPGDITITSTEGGLTIESGLLKEQIIGLCGDSFDCEHSGDTVTIATEFTLQGKTILFGATLAGTVQLNLSKDSATEPAVEPETPVATEPAVEPETPVATEPAVEPETPVATEPAVEPETPVATEPVVEPETPVATEPAVEPETPVATEPADLVNNSQLDRNVPNNSTEIILKLLDDGNDNTLSGTGVFVISEDNDLANSEDSNSEEIIDFFAQVNEIQGTFTSEFQSPSLFPGVFRGDAGSVDIQTRDGITIKTSFSFSAIEGDGGDFTAITDNTARTGSIDTSARDGDGGAIHIEGTQGVETVNLNSSSSLSGNGGEINVLSPRGAVTINNIDSSANQGNGGNVTVDALLDVSTRDINTSSNFGDGGNVQLSSETGNVTTGNVNTSAPLGTAGTFSVHQGAVIGNVSSAPANPPSIQTPIQLTAPPTVNPSQQLPSLQWSVTTNNSPAVSVDNVPILSELDRLAIDLIAPNLEIGGLQNTWDLRLEELDKLMTEDFSQYAKKDDSEIMTIENIKEMLGTIEAQTGQTPAVVYAISHPDFEREGHALEGGIALVLVTADGDPVVESIPFSQVYANASGNDVFSLVKRLYNRLENLDKDPKKIAEGKYLYKALVAPLEEAMEARGIDNIMFSLDSGLRSIPLALLHDGEQFLIEKYSVALIPSVTLTKADYRGLDNARLLAMGASTFPKSEHNQKALPNVPLELEMITTQGWNGDRFLNEEFTLEKMKAQRLSHPYGIIHLATHANFGTSEDEKTYIEFWDETIPLDTLREFSWHKEPQVELLVLSACKTAIGDLEAEMGFAGLAVRAGVKSSVATLWKVPDLQTMALMSVFYQYLQTEPIKAEALRKAQLAMLRGQVAIENGELVTPHHRVTLPAEIATRLKNVNESSAFSSPHAWAGFTLVGSPW from the coding sequence ATGAACTCTAAATTCTCCGTTCTTCCCACTATTCTCCTCTCTGTTATCGGTGCGGGTTTCAGTATGGCAACCTACAGCCATCGCGTCTTTGCTCAACCCATTGTTCCAGCAATGGATGGTACTGGGACGATAATTCAGCAGCAAGGCAACCAGTTTAATATTCAAGGGGGACAACTGTCTGGAGACGGAAAAAATTTATTTCATAGTCTCCAGGAATTTGGATTATCTGCAGGTCAAATTGCTAATTTTTTGGCTAACCCGCAAGTGCATAATATTCTCACGCGAGTTACCGGAGGAAATGCTTCTCTCATTAATGGCTTGCTTCAAGTTTCTGGAAGTAATGCTAATCTTTATTTAATGAATCCGGCGGGAATTATTTTTGGTGCAGATGCGCAACTCAATGTACCTGGAGATTTTATCGCAACGACGGCCAATAGTATTGGATTTAGTAATAGTCAATGGTTTAATGCCGTTGGCGATAATAACTGGACTGAGTTGGTGGGAACGCCGAATGAATTTCGCTTTGATGTGGATAATCCCGGCAGTATTGTCAACTTTGGAGACCTGGCAGTATCTGAAGGTGCGGATATTAGTTTAATTGCCGGTAATATTATTAATGTGGGAACCATTGAAGCACCGGGAGGAACGATTAATATTGTCGCGATTCCCGATCGCCAAATTCTGCGAATTACCCAAGAAGGACATTTATTAAGTTTAGATATTCCCATCGGCGATCGCCAAACCCCAGAAATTACCGCCATCGAGTTACCCGAGTTATTAACTCACGGCGGTATTTCCCATTCCGATAGTATCGAAGTTTCGCCAGAAGGACAAGTCGTGTTATCGGGAAGTGGCGTAAATGTGCCGGATGTTGGTGGCGTTGCGATCGCATCCGGAACTCTTGATGTATCGGGAGATACAGGCGGTACGATTAATATTATGGGCGATCGGGTAGGCGCGATCGATGCTAACATTAATGCTTCCGGATTATTCGGTGGCGGAACCCTGAGACTTGGCGGCGGATTTAAAGGTAGTCCCTTGTTTCCCACTGCCGAAATTACTTATATTAACGATAACTCTATTCTCAATGCAAGCGCGCAAGAATCTGGAAATGGCGGCAATATTTTTATTTGGTCGGAACAACAGACTATATTTGACGGAAATATCTTTGCTCTTGGTGGTTTAGAAGGTGGAGATGGAGGATTTGTCGAAGTTTCGAGTAAAGGGGATCTAGCATTCAATGGCGATGTCGATCTCAGTTCTCCTTTGGGAAATAACGGTCAACTCTTGCTCGATCCCAAGAATATTCTGATTGTCGATGGTGCAGATGGCGCTGATGATAGCGAGCTAGATGATAATGAAATTTTAGCCGGCGACGGTGCTGACGAAACATTTATTATTTCCGAACACAAGCTAGAGAATATTTTGCTAGCTAGCGATGTTGTTCTAGAAGCGACGAATGATATTACCATTGAAAAATTAACCGATGGTGTCTTAGGAGGCTCTATCTACAGCCTGGAATTTATTGCTGATTCCGATAACGATGGAGCCGGTTCGTTTTCTATGGAATCTGGCGATCGTATAATCACTGGTGCAGCAGTAACTATTTCTGGAGTTAATCTGCGAATTGGAGGGATTCATACTCAATCTCCTTTCCAAGAAAGTGGTAAAATTACGCTCAATGCTACGGGTTCAGTGGAAGCAGAAAAACTATCTACTTATGCTGGAACATATTCCGCTGGAGATGTTACGATTATCAGTGAAGGAGACGTTACGATCGGCCACGTTGAGGCCAGAGCGAATCAAAGTGTCCATGATATTGAAGAGGGTGGCGATGTTGAGATTATTAGTGGTGGAAATATTGCAATAGCGAATGGTGTTGATAGTAGCAGCGGTATTTTAAAGGAAGATCGGGAACCAGGAAATGGAGGTTCAATCGCTCTCAGAGCACCCAATGGTAATATTGTTACTGGTGGAATAAGTACTGTTGTCGAGGATGGTAATGGAGGGCCAATTATTCTCGAATCTGGTGGGAGCATTACAGTTAATGGAAAACTCATTAGTTTTGCTGAAACGCAAGGTAATGGAGGCAGTATTGAAGTAACTGCTGAAGATGAGATTAAAGTAAGCGAACGCATTAGCACTGGAACAGCAAGTTTCTCAGGTTCTGGCGGCAATAATGGTGGAGATGTTGAGATTGTCAGCAATAATGGTACAGTGACCCTTGATGATATTGTTACTGGTGTGTTTGGTGATGGCAGTGGTGGCAATATTACGATTAGCAGTAAAGGCGATATTTTGACTGGAGAATTAGTTTCAGGGACATTATCCGGCACTCCAGGAGATATTACTATCACCTCTACTGAAGGCGGTCTCACGATTGAGTCTGGACTTTTAAAAGAGCAAATTATCGGTTTATGTGGAGACTCTTTCGATTGCGAGCATTCTGGCGATACGGTTACCATTGCAACAGAATTTACACTTCAAGGCAAGACGATATTATTCGGTGCAACGCTAGCGGGAACAGTCCAACTTAATCTCTCTAAAGATTCAGCAACTGAACCTGCGGTAGAACCTGAAACACCAGTAGCAACTGAACCTGCGGTAGAACCTGAAACACCAGTAGCAACTGAACCTGCGGTAGAACCTGAAACACCAGTAGCAACTGAACCTGCGGTAGAACCTGAAACGCCAGTAGCAACTGAACCTGTGGTAGAACCTGAAACGCCAGTAGCAACTGAACCTGCAGTAGAACCTGAAACACCAGTAGCAACTGAACCTGCAGATCTGGTAAATAACTCCCAGCTAGATCGAAATGTTCCTAACAACTCTACTGAAATCATTCTGAAACTTCTTGATGATGGCAATGACAACACGCTGTCAGGAACTGGAGTTTTCGTTATATCTGAAGACAATGATTTGGCTAACTCTGAGGACTCTAATTCAGAAGAAATTATTGATTTCTTTGCCCAAGTGAATGAAATTCAAGGTACGTTTACGTCTGAGTTTCAGAGTCCTTCTTTATTTCCTGGCGTATTCAGAGGTGATGCAGGTTCAGTTGATATTCAAACCCGAGATGGAATTACCATTAAGACATCTTTTTCATTTTCTGCCATTGAAGGAGATGGAGGAGACTTTACCGCGATAACAGATAACACTGCTCGGACTGGTAGCATCGATACTTCGGCTCGCGATGGAGATGGGGGCGCAATTCATATAGAAGGCACTCAAGGAGTGGAAACGGTTAATTTAAATTCATCGTCTTCACTGAGTGGAAATGGCGGCGAGATTAATGTCTTGAGTCCTCGCGGTGCAGTGACGATTAACAATATTGATAGTTCTGCCAATCAAGGCAATGGTGGAAATGTTACTGTGGATGCTTTGCTAGATGTGAGCACGAGAGATATTAATACGAGTAGTAACTTTGGTGATGGCGGAAATGTGCAGTTATCTTCAGAAACGGGAAATGTTACGACTGGAAATGTTAATACTTCTGCTCCTTTAGGAACTGCGGGAACATTCAGCGTTCACCAGGGAGCAGTAATAGGTAATGTTTCGAGTGCGCCAGCAAATCCACCCAGCATTCAAACGCCAATCCAACTAACCGCTCCTCCTACGGTCAACCCATCTCAACAATTGCCATCACTGCAATGGTCTGTAACTACCAATAATTCCCCTGCCGTCTCAGTGGATAACGTACCAATTTTGAGCGAGTTAGACCGGTTAGCCATTGACTTGATTGCTCCAAATTTAGAAATTGGCGGATTGCAAAATACTTGGGATCTGAGGTTGGAAGAATTAGACAAATTAATGACCGAAGATTTTAGCCAATATGCTAAAAAAGACGATTCGGAAATTATGACCATTGAGAATATCAAGGAGATGTTGGGAACCATCGAAGCGCAAACCGGTCAAACTCCGGCCGTGGTTTATGCCATTTCCCATCCGGATTTCGAGCGAGAAGGACACGCGCTCGAAGGAGGTATTGCTCTGGTTTTGGTGACTGCCGATGGAGACCCAGTGGTTGAAAGCATTCCCTTCAGTCAGGTGTATGCCAATGCTTCGGGTAATGATGTGTTTTCTCTGGTCAAGCGGTTGTACAATAGACTGGAGAATCTTGACAAAGATCCGAAGAAAATTGCCGAAGGAAAATATTTGTATAAAGCCTTAGTTGCTCCGTTAGAAGAAGCGATGGAAGCGCGCGGAATTGATAATATTATGTTTTCCTTGGATAGCGGTTTGCGCTCGATTCCGTTGGCGCTGTTGCACGATGGCGAGCAATTTTTAATCGAGAAATATAGCGTCGCTCTCATTCCGAGCGTTACTCTGACGAAAGCAGATTATCGAGGATTAGATAATGCTCGTTTATTAGCCATGGGAGCATCAACATTTCCCAAGTCCGAGCACAATCAAAAAGCCTTACCCAATGTTCCTCTAGAGTTGGAGATGATTACGACGCAGGGATGGAATGGCGATCGCTTTCTCAATGAAGAGTTTACTTTAGAGAAGATGAAAGCACAACGGCTCAGTCATCCCTACGGCATCATTCATCTGGCAACTCACGCTAATTTTGGTACGAGCGAGGACGAAAAAACTTATATCGAATTTTGGGATGAAACCATTCCTCTCGATACCTTGCGCGAGTTTTCCTGGCACAAAGAACCGCAAGTCGAACTGCTCGTGCTCAGCGCTTGTAAAACCGCTATTGGCGACTTGGAAGCGGAAATGGGATTTGCTGGATTAGCTGTTCGCGCTGGGGTGAAATCTTCCGTGGCAACCTTATGGAAAGTTCCCGATTTACAAACTATGGCACTGATGAGCGTTTTCTATCAATACCTGCAAACAGAACCCATTAAAGCTGAAGCTTTGCGCAAAGCACAACTGGCTATGTTGCGCGGCCAAGTTGCGATTGAAAACGGAGAATTAGTCACTCCTCACCATCGAGTCACCTTACCGGCAGAAATCGCAACTCGTCTGAAAAATGTTAACGAATCAAGCGCATTTTCCTCTCCCCATGCTTGGGCTGGCTTCACTTTAGTTGGAAGTCCTTGGTAA